AGTACAGATGATTACAAATTCTATCATAAATACAGTGAGGATTCAATTGAATATTATAAGCTACAtggaaatatattcatttttaaatttgatCATAAAATCAGATACCCCGATAAGGTATGAATTAACGAAGAAACATTTTTAAGTTATCAAATTaagttaaaattaaaaaataattattacatatatatataccttTTTCCTGTTCATTAgtataatgatataatagAAATCCTATGGAATTCAAATAATGTCAAATATTTGGGTAACAGCATTATTAAAGGTATTAAGCAAATAATcgataaatttaatataagaTTGTCAATATGCAATATttcatgttttattattgtcattattCTATAATActgttttttatatgttaGTCGTTAAACTTCGTAATATGTTaatttacatatatgtaaaaatataattttttttttagaaaaagtTGCACGTGAATATTCTCCGAATTTAATAATAACCCAACACCGTTATGTAAATAAGCCTTTATCGTTCTATGGGTATCATTATGCTTTAACCAAAAAAGTTCAAGTAAGgaaacatttttttcgttcatccctttaaaaataatcattTCCACATTATATAGCGCAAATTATGCAAAacatatacatttttgattAATTTTTAGGTATCAGATGACACAACTGTAATTCTATCTACATCATCTGATATAGATGACTATAACAACGTCGATAGAAGAAAATACACAAACACTATTGTAGAAAGTGCAAACATATTCAAGCCAAAAATTTATTCAGAAAAGGATATTAGAAATGGAAAATGGACAAAAATGTTTGTTAACTTATCTGgatatataattcaaaaaaaaactaattaCATTGATATTACTTTTG
The Plasmodium yoelii strain 17X genome assembly, chromosome: 4 genome window above contains:
- a CDS encoding fam-a protein, whose protein sequence is MSKGYIKIIVSLLISSIYMSNKAFAAEANSGIEALRRFARPSNIRSIFPDDYSEGTSEEQPSNLCINPEETEIAENVMNEAELLLQYHATSTDDYKFYHKYSEDSIEYYKLHGNIFIFKFDHKIRYPDKYNDIIEILWNSNNVKYLGNSIIKEKVAREYSPNLIITQHRYVNKPLSFYGYHYALTKKVQVSDDTTVILSTSSDIDDYNNVDRRKYTNTIVESANIFKPKIYSEKDIRNGKWTKMFVNLSGYIIQKKTNYIDITFVHSVTINTPNIDDLLTKIIHSAQILNILRLGIILPME